A single Fusobacterium hominis DNA region contains:
- a CDS encoding Cof-type HAD-IIB family hydrolase, translating into MSYKIVFTDLDDTLLNDKREVSLIDKLAIIEAQKQGIIFVLASGRPTFAMYDLAKELELDKYGGYLLSFNGSIITECKTGKNIFEATLTSDDLHILYEYSKKFNTHIITYHQDDIISETQSKYIDVEVELTRMNHKIVDSFKKEVNYPAVKCMLLEEPQYLKQVEKQLKDIFNDKYTIAISKPFFLEVTKKGIDKGIALQKLASILNINIEDTIAIGDSFNDLPMLKNAGMSIAVENAKDEIKNMCKFITKSNNDSGMAHMINTLILKK; encoded by the coding sequence ATGTCATATAAAATAGTATTTACTGACTTAGATGATACATTATTAAATGATAAAAGAGAAGTTTCTTTAATTGATAAATTAGCTATCATTGAAGCTCAAAAGCAAGGAATTATATTTGTATTAGCATCTGGTAGACCAACATTTGCTATGTATGATTTAGCTAAAGAATTAGAGCTTGATAAATATGGAGGATATCTTCTTTCTTTTAATGGTTCTATCATAACCGAATGTAAAACTGGAAAAAATATCTTTGAGGCAACTTTAACTTCAGATGATTTACATATCCTTTATGAGTATAGTAAAAAGTTTAATACTCACATTATTACTTATCATCAAGATGATATTATTTCTGAAACCCAAAGTAAATATATTGATGTAGAAGTTGAACTAACTCGCATGAATCACAAAATTGTAGATAGTTTTAAAAAAGAGGTAAACTATCCTGCTGTAAAATGTATGTTACTTGAAGAACCGCAATATCTAAAACAAGTTGAAAAGCAATTAAAAGATATTTTTAATGACAAATATACTATTGCTATTTCAAAACCTTTTTTCTTAGAAGTCACTAAAAAAGGAATTGATAAAGGGATAGCTCTACAAAAATTAGCTTCTATTTTAAATATTAATATTGAAGATACAATTGCAATTGGTGATTCTTTTAATGATCTACCTATGCTAAAAAATGCAGGTATGAGTATTGCTGTTGAAAATGCAAAGGATGAGATAAAAAATATGTGTAAATTTATTACAAAATCAAATAATGATAGTGGAATGGCACATATGATAAATACTTTAATACTAAAAAAATAG